The Actinomadura graeca nucleotide sequence GAGGTGTCCCCGGTGACACTTCACGTCGGCCCGACCAGGCACGCCCCGGCGAGCGAAGAGTTGACGGCCACCCACCTCGGCGGATGGGTCTACCTCACCCGAAGCAGCACCGTCCCCATCCCCTGCGCCGACCTGGCAGAGGCAGTGACCGAAGTCGAGCGCATCATCTGGCGGCGGCTCAAGAAGGCAACCCAGGCAAGCGCCAACCGCTCATGAACGGCAACACCGACGAGCACCGGGCCGCCCAAGGCATCACGCAGCAGTTCCCCAACGTCCATGCCTGGTACGGCCAGCACACCCGAGAGTGGTGGGCCATAGTCCCCCTCAGCGACGGCCCCCGCCTGCTCTCAGCCCCAACCGTCCGACAACTCCGTGAAGAGATCATCAACGCGAAGGCGTGGCCATGGCCGCACAGATGAACGAGGCCGAGCACCACCCGCACCACACAGGGCTAACGATGCAGGGCCCCGTGAGCTGCCTAGGCTGCGCACGGTCGCCGACCTGGTCAACCTCCTGGCCACAGCAACCCGCACAGCACTCCTGGACGGAACGCCCAGCCCGGCCCCCGAAGCACCCCCAGAAAACGACCAGCACTCCCCACGCTGCCCCATCTCCTGCCTGGACCTGTCGACCAGGGTCACCAACGCCCTACGCGTCGACCCCGCCAGACCGAAGACCATAGGCGATCTGATCGACATGAGCCGCCAGCAGCAACTCAGCAAAGTCCACAAATCGGCCAGGCCACCTCAACGACATCCGCGCAGCCCTCATAGCCGCAGGTATCGACGTCCGCCACACCGGCCTGGCCTGACAGCAAGCCCTGCGGACCCGCGCCTTGCGCCACCACCCCGCCGGAACAGCAGACACCGCGGTCCCTACCGCCAAACCAAGATCATCCAAAGCCGCCCGACCCGGATGAGTACTTTCAGTACGTCTTTAAACCGGCCACTACGCGGTCGGGCCGGTCCGTCCGGGCCGGGCATGCGGCCTCTCCGGGCCGGTCCCGCCCCGGCCGACCGGAACGTCATGATCAAGTCGCCACTGCATCTTCGTGTCGACGAGTCTCTCGTAACCATGAATATGCGCACTGATCAGCCACATGACCAGTCCTCCGCCGCCAATGGCGCATCGTTGAGCTCGTCGCGGCGAGCTTGCCAGTCGGGCATGAACTTGTCCATTAGGTCGCCGAAACGCTCGTTGTGGGTGCGCTCCAAGAAGTGGACCATCTCATGGACGACGATGTACTCCAGGCAGCGAGGGTTCTTCTTGGCCAGCTCGGGGTTGATCCAGATCGCCCGCGTTGCCGACTGGCAGGTGCCCCACTTGGTCTTCATACGGCGGACGACGAACTTGGCGACATGCTCGCCGATGGTCGGCTCCCACTTGGCGATAAGCTCGGGCAGCGCAGCCTTGAGCTCGCGGCGGTACCAGCGGTCAAGGATCGCTTGCTTGGCATCGCCATCGGCGCCGGCCGGGGCGGTCAACCAGAGGGTCTTGCCCTTGAGCCCGATGTGCGAGCGACCAACGCGTGACGAGTCGAGGCGGTACCGCTCGCCCCATACGTAGTGGGTTTCACCGGAGACCATGCGGCGATCGGTCTGGCGGTCGGCGTCCTGGAGCTGCTGGCGCTGCTTCTTGATCCACGGCAGCCGCTGGATGATGGCGAGACGGATCGCGTCCTCGTCAAGCCTCTGTGGTGCGGCAACACGAACCCGGCCTACCGGCGGGTAGACCGAGATGTGCATGTTCTTAATGTCCTTGTAGACGACATCAATGCCGAGGCCAGCGACAGTGAGGTAGGCGTTAACGGTACTCATTTCGCGCCTTTAGCAGGTTAAACAGTTCATCGAAGCGATCGAAGTCAGGCGCCAGCAATTTGCGCAGCTCGCGGGCGAGAGCACGCTCCTTCATACGGTTGCCGACCCAATCGTGCTCCTTCTCATGACGTACAGTCTCATCAACTAGCACTGCCAGGTTCGGGTCTGGGAAGAAGAAGTCGACTAATGCCCGCTGCGCTCCATCCTTAACCCATTCCGGATACTTGGTGTCCGAGTCGCCGGTTCCAACTTTTTTGGCTATATCGAGGAGCCGAGCGAGGAACTCCTTATAGTCCTTGGCTTCCTTCCGGCGCTGTTCAATCAGAGCATCGAGGAGTGCTGACATGCGGTCGTAGTACTTCGGATTCATCGCCCGCTCGTCGACTATCGTCTTGCGGACGTTGTTGACGATGGTCTCGGCCGCGGCCTCAGGGTTCTTGCGGATGTTCGGAGGCAGGGTGTGGAGAGCACCCTCGCCACGCTCGACGATCAACTCGACCAAACCCTTGTCGAAGGTCGCCACGACCTCAGACGGGTCTGCCCGGATGTAGGTATCGAGAAGGGCACGCATGCCAGCCTCGAACTTCTTCATGTCGATGTTCTCGCCAGCACCCCACTTGACCTCGTCGCGGACAGCCACGTAGTGAGAGACTTCCGCCTTGACCGATACGGCTTCGGCTGCCGTGTAGCCGGCCTCTACCATCTCGTTGGCAATGGCGCTGTAGGCGCGGACCAGAGCCGAAACGGACTTGTAGAGCTCGACACGCTTCGGCTCATTGGCCTTGATCTGAGCGGCGTCACCGGGTACAGAGGCCACGAAGTAGTGCTGGTAGTCCAGTGTTCCATTTGGCGGTGCGACCGGCTCTACGAGGGCACGGATCCGCTCCAGCACCTCGTCGAGATCCTTGCGGGCCTGCTCTACGCGGTCCTTGAGAAGACCTTCGACATCCCTCTCCTCGTAGCCGTCGAGGGCGCCCGAGGTGTAGTCAGTGATCGCACTCTCAAGCGAGTTGAACAGGTCGCGGTAGTCGATGATGTAGCCGTAGGTCTTGTCGTCGCCGTCGAGGCGGTTGACGCGACAGATGGCCTGGAAGAGCCTGTGGTCGCGCATCTTCTTGTCGATGTACAGATAGGTGGCGCTCGGAGCATCAAAGCCGGTCAGCAGCTTGTCAACCACGATGAGCAGGCGCATCTGGCCCGGCTCCTCGACGAAGCGACGTTTGACCTCCTTCTCGAACTCCTCGATCCGGGCGACGCCCTCGTCCTCGCTCACGCCGAAGAAGTCGGCCAACATCTTGCGGTAGATGTCATACTGACGGATCTTCTCGGTAGCACCTTCGCCCGAGTCCTCCTTGGAGATGTCGCCCGGGTTCGGAACGTAGCTCGTGACGATGGCGACCTTGCCCTTGAAACCGGCATTGACGAACATCTCGTAGAACTTGCACGCCTGGTAGATGCTCTCGCCGACGAGCATGGCGTTGCCCCGGCCACTCACAAGGCGCGGCTCGATCTCCATGTCGAGCAGGATGTCCTGGACGATCTGCTTGGCCCGAGGCTCAGCAGATACGACCTTCTGCATCGTGCCCCACTTCTTCTTAAGCGTGGCCTTGCTGAGGTCGGTGAGGCCATTGGTTCTGGCCTCGAACCACTTGTCGACCTTTTCGGAGCTGGTCAGGTCCTGGTCGATGTTGCGGGCCTCGTAGTGAAGGTCGACCACGACGCCGTCCTCGACAGCCTCGTCGAACTTGTAGGTGTGGATGAACGACCCAAAGGTCTCGATGCTGGTCGCCTTATCGGCCTTGAGCAGCGGCGTACCGGTGAAACCAATAAACATCGCGCCAGGCAGCAGCTCCTTCATGGCGCGGTGCATCTTGCCCGACTGAGTACGGTGCGCCTCGTCGACGAAGATGAACAGATTGCCCTTGGGCGCGAAGTTGGCCGGAAGGCGCGAGTGCAGTTCGGAGATGAACTCCTCGCCAGCCTCGTCGAGATCGCCGTCCTCGTCGCCACCGCGGAACTTGTGGACCAGCGAACAGATCAGCCACGGGTCGTGCTTGTTGATCTGGGTGAGCAGGTCAGCGCCCGAGGTGGTGCGGTAGATCTGTTCGTTGACACCGTCGAAAACCTTCTCGATCTGCTCGTCGAGTTCGGTGCGGTCGGTGATGATCAGGACACGGGGCTGGTCCTGCTGGTGCTCACGGATCCAGTTGGCGAGCCAGACCATGGTCAGGCTCTTGCCTGAGCCCTGGGTGTGCCAGATGATGCCGCCCTCGCGCTTGGCGATGCGGGCCTGAGCAGCCTTGACGCCGAAGAACTGGTTGTGGCGCGCGGTCTTCTTGACACCAGCGTCGAAGACCAAGAAGTCGTGGATGAGTTCGAGGAAGCGGTCCCTCGAGCACATCTGCGCGATGGCCTGGTCCAGCCGGCTAGGCACGCCAGCCCCGACCGGGCTGTCTTCGGGTTCCTTCCACTCCAGCCAGTACTTCTCGGGCGTCTCGATCACGCCGTAGCGCAAGCCCTCGACGTCGTTGCCCGCGAATACGAGCTGAACGGTCGAGAAGAACGGCCGGATGAAGTGCTCGCTCTGATTGCCGATGTTCTGGCGGATGCCCTCGCTGACACTCACCTTCGAGCGCTTGAACTCAATGACGCCCAAGGCCAGACCGTTGACGTATAGCACCACGTCAGGGCGCTTGTTGTGCACGCCTGCGATGGCGACCTCTTCGGCCACGACGAAGTGGTTGGCCTGCGGGTTTGCCCAGTCGATGACCCAGACAGTCTCGAACTTCTCTGACACCCCGCGCTTGACCTTCACACCGTAGCGCAGCAGGTCGTAGACCTCGTGGTTCGCCTCATACAGCGAACGAGCACCGCCGACCGATGCGGCCTTGCGCAGCTCGTTGATGGTCTTGCCGACAATCTCCTCGTCATAGCCACGAGCCAGCAGCTTCTGCCGAAGCAGAGCTTCCTCGATGTTCGAGTTGCCCGCGCGATCTTCCCAGTTGCCAGCGTACTCGTAGCCGAGCTTCTCCCGAAAGAACTTAACGACGCGGTTCTGCATCGCGCGCTCTAGTTGCCCCACATCGCTCATGCTGCGCCCTCCGCTACCAGGCGAGTGCGGCCGGTCAGAAGCTCCTGCATCATGCCCTGCTTGATAGCGCGAGTGGCTTCGAGTCTACGGTCGAGGGTTTCGATCTCGGCGTCAGTGTCCCGAAGGACTTGTCCAATTGCCACCTGTTCATTCAGTTGCGGCATCCGGACGCTGAGGTTCTTAATAATTTTCAAGTTGAGAACGCCCCGACCGCCATCTCCCGCAGACTCACCCCGCAGCTCCTCGTATCGCGTATCGAGGAGGTAGTACAGGAAGTCAGAATCATGTTCTCTACCAGGCAGGATACCAGCCATCGACTGATTAATCGTGAGTTCAACCTCTGTGACCGCAACCGTTCCGCGGGTTCTTCCCTGGCCGACGAGCGCCATGAGCACCGTCCCTCGAGGAAGTATCTTGGCAGGCGACTCACGAAGACCATCGACGGTAATTCGACCGGAGACCTCCCGCACTCGCTTCTTATGAATCTCTCCCGAGTTCATCCACCGAATGTCTCCACCCCAATATCTAGAGACGAAGGTTGAAGGTGTGCCCCCTGTCATAACCTCGGTAAACTCGCCGATCTTCCGCTCCGCCCACTCCGCCGTGAAGCCTGGCAATCGCGTGCGGCCGGTCAGGAGTTCTCGCATCAAGCCCTGCTTGATCGCGCGCTTCTTGACGATGACCTGTTCGAGTGCCGAAAGGAACTCCGTAGCGTCATTGATCACATTGGCAATGACTGCCTGCTCCGGTAATGATGGCAGATGGAAAGGGAAAGACTTCACGTCGTTCTTGGTGATGTTCGGGTCTTTACGGCTACTACTTGCGACCGACCTCCAGTGCCCCACTCGGTAGTTGAGAAGGTGCAAGAGGAAATCGGAATCGAGAAGCTTGCGATCTGGAAGTACGACGGTGATCGCTTGGTTCGTCGTCGCCCTTATACGCAGAACTCCCGTCCGACCAATCTGCACAAAGCCGCCGTACATGGCAACAAGTACAGACCCTGCTGGATGTACGCGGAGGTTCGTCTGGTCAATCGCCAGCGTGGTCACTGACTCGTCTGTGGAGACTATGGCGCCGTTGTTCAGGTCTAGCGTTTTCACCCACGGCACGGTGCCCTGATCGTAGAATTCTGACTGACGAGCACGCGCCGGGGTTGTACCCGAACCGAATGCCGCTACATCACTCAGCTGTACAGATCGCCATTCACTCGAACTCATAGACTGATCCCCATCGCCTTCAAGTGCTCGGCCACCTTTGCGCCGAACTTCTCAACCTCAGCATCGAGGTCGCCGAGGGTCTCGGCGTAGCGGTCGGCCAGAACGGTCAGACGGTCGACAAGCTTGCGAATCAAGACATCCAGCTCGGCCTGAGCGCCCCGCACGAAGCGGGCTCCCCACTTGTCGTCGATGACGAGGCTCTGGATGTCCTCGGTTGACAGCTTGGCGTACTGCGCCAGCGTCTTGCGGTCGAGCTCGGCCTGCGCTTCCTTCGTAGCCTTTTTGGCCTCCGCCTCGGCGTTGTACAGTCGGATGAGCTCCTGAAGTGCCTTCACCTCGTCGCTCTTCGGATCCTCGTACTTGGCAACCTTCAGACGGGCAGAGGCCAGCGCCTTGCTGATCTTGTCGTCCATGGCGTCGGCGAGCAAGCCCTCTTCGCCCGAGTTCTCTTCAATGAACTCCTCGAGAGCCTGACCGGCCTGCTCGGCCAGAGCGTTCAGCTCGTCGACCACTTCCTGCTCGGTGGCGAAGTAGCGTGCCACGATCAAGCTCGGCGGAACTAGGTCCATCTTGTATTTCTTGGCGCTGCGGCCACTGCCTATGACCAAGTCCGGCGTCTCGTTAAGCTTGCGCTCCTTGTTCTCGATGGTCGGGCGCGGCTTGGCGGCGTTACCCCAGCCCTCGGCCATGATCAGGGCGACGTCGTCGTGCATGACGTCGTTCCAGTAGCTCATGAGCTGCTCGTAGACGCCGTACTCGACGATGAGCGGGCGCTTGCGGAAGGCGTCGAGCAGGGTCTCGCCAAGCTCGTAAATCAGGTCTGCTGGTCGGGTGGTGGCCGTGATGCCCTCGAGTAGCTGGCGCGAGATGTTCCACCAGTGCTTGACCGTGTCGGTCGTGGTCAAGGCAAACGCCTCGTATTCAGGCGATCCGTTGATCGTGCTGTGGATCTCGGCGCGCTCGACGACCAGTTCGCTGTAGCCCTCGCGCAGTGGCTTGAAGAGCCCGGCGCGCAGGCTCGGGAAGGCTTCCCAGTACGGCTGGAGGGCGTCGAGGTCGCGGTTCGGCACACCGCCCTTGATGTGCGCGCTGAGGTCCTGGATGTCCTCGGGCTCCGAGCTGTCGATGTAGCGGGGGATGTTGAGGTTGTAGTCGTTCTTACTGTCGGCGATCTCGCTCAGCGGCACCATGCGGCTGTAGCGCTCGATCTCCTTCTGGTTCACGAAGGCATCGATGATCTGGTGCATGTCGCGTGGACGCAGACGGTTCTTCGGGCCGTCCTTGGCGAAGCCCTTGCTGGCGTCGATCATGAAAATGCCGGTGCGTGCCTGGGCGTCATGCTTGTCGAGCACGATGATGCAGGCCGGGATTCCGGTGCCATAGAAGAGGTTCGCCGGAAGACCGATGATCCCCTTGATGTAGCCCTTCTTGATCAGGGTCTTGCGGATAGTCGCCTCGACATTTCCGCGGAAAAGTACACCGTGCGGCAAGATCACCGCACCACGGCCGGTCGACTTAAGGCTCTTGATCATGTGCAGCAGGAAGGCGTAGTCACCGTTCTTCTCGGGTGGGCGACCGTAGCCGGCGAAGCGGCCGTATTCGTTCTCCAGTCCGCTCGTCCAACTCTTGACGCTGAACGGCGGATTAGCGATCAGGAAGTCGAAGGTACGCAGCTCGTCGTTCCGAATGAATTGCGGATCGGTCAGGGCGTCGCCCTGGCGGATCTCTGCCGTCGCGTTGCCGTGCAGAATCATGTTCATAACGGCCAACGCCCGAGTGGCGTTGTCCTTCTCCTGGCCGTAGATCGTCAGGTTGTTCGGTGCGGCGTCAGCCACCTTGAGCAATAACGAACCTGACCCGCAGGTGGGGTCGTAAACGGTCGTCGAGCGTGGTGTGTCCCTCGGGATCTGCAGGAGCGCCGCCATCACACGCGAGACCTCGGCCGGCGTATAGAACTGACCCTTGCTCTTGCCCGACTCGGTGGCGAAGTGCCGCATCAGGTACTCGTAGGCGTCGCCGAGCAGATCGTCGCCCTCGGCGCGCGAGCCCGAAAAGTCGAGATCCTGGAAGATACCGACCAGCTTGGTCAGGCGGTCAACGAGTTCCTTGCCACGACCAAGCTTGTCAGGGTCGTCGAAGTCAGCGTTGTTGATGACGCCCTGCAGGTCGTTGGCGTTTGCCAGCTTGCGGATGGCGATGTTGATCTTCTCGCCAATGTCCGGCTTGCCTTTGAGGTCGACGAGGTCGTCGAACGAACCACCCTCAGGCACCTCTATGCTCGCGTACGGGTCAGCCTTGGCCTTGTCCGACACATACTTCACGAAGAGCAGCGTCAAGACGTAGTCCTTGTACTGACTCGCGTCCATGCCGCCGCGGAGCTCGTCAGCACCAGCCCACAGCGAGCTGTACAGGTCTGACTTCTTCAGTGCCAACGTCACTACTCCAAGCCCTCGTATGCG carries:
- a CDS encoding M48 family metallopeptidase, with translation MSTVNAYLTVAGLGIDVVYKDIKNMHISVYPPVGRVRVAAPQRLDEDAIRLAIIQRLPWIKKQRQQLQDADRQTDRRMVSGETHYVWGERYRLDSSRVGRSHIGLKGKTLWLTAPAGADGDAKQAILDRWYRRELKAALPELIAKWEPTIGEHVAKFVVRRMKTKWGTCQSATRAIWINPELAKKNPRCLEYIVVHEMVHFLERTHNERFGDLMDKFMPDWQARRDELNDAPLAAEDWSCG
- a CDS encoding restriction endonuclease subunit S, giving the protein MSSSEWRSVQLSDVAAFGSGTTPARARQSEFYDQGTVPWVKTLDLNNGAIVSTDESVTTLAIDQTNLRVHPAGSVLVAMYGGFVQIGRTGVLRIRATTNQAITVVLPDRKLLDSDFLLHLLNYRVGHWRSVASSSRKDPNITKNDVKSFPFHLPSLPEQAVIANVINDATEFLSALEQVIVKKRAIKQGLMRELLTGRTRLPGFTAEWAERKIGEFTEVMTGGTPSTFVSRYWGGDIRWMNSGEIHKKRVREVSGRITVDGLRESPAKILPRGTVLMALVGQGRTRGTVAVTEVELTINQSMAGILPGREHDSDFLYYLLDTRYEELRGESAGDGGRGVLNLKIIKNLSVRMPQLNEQVAIGQVLRDTDAEIETLDRRLEATRAIKQGMMQELLTGRTRLVAEGAA
- a CDS encoding type I restriction endonuclease subunit R, whose product is MSDVGQLERAMQNRVVKFFREKLGYEYAGNWEDRAGNSNIEEALLRQKLLARGYDEEIVGKTINELRKAASVGGARSLYEANHEVYDLLRYGVKVKRGVSEKFETVWVIDWANPQANHFVVAEEVAIAGVHNKRPDVVLYVNGLALGVIEFKRSKVSVSEGIRQNIGNQSEHFIRPFFSTVQLVFAGNDVEGLRYGVIETPEKYWLEWKEPEDSPVGAGVPSRLDQAIAQMCSRDRFLELIHDFLVFDAGVKKTARHNQFFGVKAAQARIAKREGGIIWHTQGSGKSLTMVWLANWIREHQQDQPRVLIITDRTELDEQIEKVFDGVNEQIYRTTSGADLLTQINKHDPWLICSLVHKFRGGDEDGDLDEAGEEFISELHSRLPANFAPKGNLFIFVDEAHRTQSGKMHRAMKELLPGAMFIGFTGTPLLKADKATSIETFGSFIHTYKFDEAVEDGVVVDLHYEARNIDQDLTSSEKVDKWFEARTNGLTDLSKATLKKKWGTMQKVVSAEPRAKQIVQDILLDMEIEPRLVSGRGNAMLVGESIYQACKFYEMFVNAGFKGKVAIVTSYVPNPGDISKEDSGEGATEKIRQYDIYRKMLADFFGVSEDEGVARIEEFEKEVKRRFVEEPGQMRLLIVVDKLLTGFDAPSATYLYIDKKMRDHRLFQAICRVNRLDGDDKTYGYIIDYRDLFNSLESAITDYTSGALDGYEERDVEGLLKDRVEQARKDLDEVLERIRALVEPVAPPNGTLDYQHYFVASVPGDAAQIKANEPKRVELYKSVSALVRAYSAIANEMVEAGYTAAEAVSVKAEVSHYVAVRDEVKWGAGENIDMKKFEAGMRALLDTYIRADPSEVVATFDKGLVELIVERGEGALHTLPPNIRKNPEAAAETIVNNVRKTIVDERAMNPKYYDRMSALLDALIEQRRKEAKDYKEFLARLLDIAKKVGTGDSDTKYPEWVKDGAQRALVDFFFPDPNLAVLVDETVRHEKEHDWVGNRMKERALARELRKLLAPDFDRFDELFNLLKARNEYR
- a CDS encoding type I restriction-modification system subunit M; protein product: MALKKSDLYSSLWAGADELRGGMDASQYKDYVLTLLFVKYVSDKAKADPYASIEVPEGGSFDDLVDLKGKPDIGEKINIAIRKLANANDLQGVINNADFDDPDKLGRGKELVDRLTKLVGIFQDLDFSGSRAEGDDLLGDAYEYLMRHFATESGKSKGQFYTPAEVSRVMAALLQIPRDTPRSTTVYDPTCGSGSLLLKVADAAPNNLTIYGQEKDNATRALAVMNMILHGNATAEIRQGDALTDPQFIRNDELRTFDFLIANPPFSVKSWTSGLENEYGRFAGYGRPPEKNGDYAFLLHMIKSLKSTGRGAVILPHGVLFRGNVEATIRKTLIKKGYIKGIIGLPANLFYGTGIPACIIVLDKHDAQARTGIFMIDASKGFAKDGPKNRLRPRDMHQIIDAFVNQKEIERYSRMVPLSEIADSKNDYNLNIPRYIDSSEPEDIQDLSAHIKGGVPNRDLDALQPYWEAFPSLRAGLFKPLREGYSELVVERAEIHSTINGSPEYEAFALTTTDTVKHWWNISRQLLEGITATTRPADLIYELGETLLDAFRKRPLIVEYGVYEQLMSYWNDVMHDDVALIMAEGWGNAAKPRPTIENKERKLNETPDLVIGSGRSAKKYKMDLVPPSLIVARYFATEQEVVDELNALAEQAGQALEEFIEENSGEEGLLADAMDDKISKALASARLKVAKYEDPKSDEVKALQELIRLYNAEAEAKKATKEAQAELDRKTLAQYAKLSTEDIQSLVIDDKWGARFVRGAQAELDVLIRKLVDRLTVLADRYAETLGDLDAEVEKFGAKVAEHLKAMGISL